TGTCGATTGCCATGAATTTTAGGGTGGTTGTGGTGTTGATGTTGATTGGTCCTGTATACTGAGTGCTATGGTTGGTTGGGGTTGATCCGTCGGTAGTGTAGTAGATTGTTGTTGGACTTGCGTCTGTAGCGTTCAATGTTACAGTTTGAGCAGTACCATAATTTCCACCTGCAAGATTAGCTGCAACTGTTGGAGCAATAGTATCTAAAACAGTGATGTAACCTGTTTTTGTCATGGTATCACTGCCTGCAAGGTTGGTTGCTGTTAATTTAACAGTGTAGGTTCCGGGAGCACTGTAGGTGTGTGTTGGGTTTTGTTCGGTTGATGTTGTTCCATCTCCAAAGTCCCATGTCCATGATGTTGGGTAATTTGAAGAACTGTCTGTGAATTTAACAGTCAGTGAATCAGATCCTGATGTTTTATCAGCAGTAAAGTTTGCAACAGGAGTTTCTGGAGCATAATTAACTGTAACTACACAAGGATTTGCATTATTTATGATAGGACTACACCAGTTAATTCCTGTACCTTGGAATGATGCACCAGTCCATGCGTAAGCGTTGAATGAAGCTGTTGTGTACATGTTGTTGAGAGTGTATTCAACCTTGACAGCACCATTATCTATTGGTGCTTGCGCAAGACCTGACCTCAGATTTCCAACGTATAGGTCTATGAACATCAAGTATTCAGCGGTTGAAGGATCACTTGTATCCTGGCCACTGTAAAGTGGTTGCCATCCGCCAGGAGCAGGTCTTGTTGTTTGTGGACCATATTTGAAGTCATCTTTTGTGAAAGTTTCGTTCACAGCTCCTACAACGTACAGAGGATTTGTTGGCATTGGTGGCTGAACTGCACCAAAAACCGAAATTATCCAAGTGTACCCACTTGAGACTATAGTCAAATTAAAATTGTCAGATATAGGTCCCTTCACTGATAACAGAAGTATGATATTATCGTTGAGTCCACGACCTCCCGTGGTGGTGATGTAGAACACACCAGACTGAGAACCACTAGTAGTGTTGTTCACGATTATTTGACCATACATTGCGCTTGTACTGTTACTGTTACAGATGTGAAGCTGGTTAAGTCCTCCACCTTCAGCCTTGATGTAGTAAGTACCATTGGTACCATTTGGATTGTATCCTTGTTGTGTTGGGTCGTTTAAATAGTAATCATAGTCCACATTGTATTTAACTCCATTATCATTGGATACATTGATATAGACGTGGTTATTTTGTGTAATGTTGGTTGTGTTGTTCAGGTCAGTTGCTGATGCACTTCCACACAAAATTAAAACCATAAAACAGCTAAGTGTTATAAATATTATCTTTTTGTTCACTTTATCACCTCCATTTATTATTTTCAATATTTATAATCGACATGTAAGAATCTATAAATCAATTATATAAACCTTTACATAATTGCATAGTATTGAATGTAAAACAGAAAATTTAGATCTTAAATATGAATTTAATCCAAATTTAATTATAACATAGCAAAATAAATCTTTAATTAATGTTTATTTTAGTTTAAAATGGATAATATTCCATATAATTCTGATAAATTTCACATTTTTTTAATATGCATTTCATTGCATATCCTTAAATTCACCCTTTGATTTATTTAAAAAAAAGGAAAAAAAGAAAAGGGGAATATATTAGTTATTTTTTTCTACTTAGGGTTATTCCGCTTCCTATGGATAGGATGGCTAGGATTAGTCCTGCTAGTGGTGTTCCGGTGGTTTGCATGGGTATGGTTCCGGTTTGGATGTTGGTTGTGGTTGCTGCTTGTACGGTGTTGGTGGGTCCTGTTGGGGTGTTGATAGTTACTGCGGCGGCGTTTATTAGTAGTGATGCGATGTTGTTGGTTAGTCCTGGGTTGTATCCGGCTATGGTTACGGTTGGCAGTATGTTGAATGTACCAGCGTTTAGTATGTTGAGGTTGAGCCATAGGTATGGGTCTGTTCCTCCTGGTACAGTTTCTATGGTCCAGGTTAGTGTTCTTGTTGTTGGGTCGTAGTTTACAGTTCCTTGGTCTACGTTTGCGCCTGCGTATTCTACTCCTTCGGGTATTACGTAAGTGAATACTATGTTACTGGCGTCTCCGGGTCCGTTGTTTCCCAGTTTGAAGGTGTAGGTTACTTTGTCCCCGACTGTTGGGTTGGTGATGGATGGAGTGATTTGTACGTAGACATCGGATTTGATGTTGTAGGTTTCGGTTTGTACTGTTCCTTGGTTTCCGAATGTGTCAATGGCCATGAATTTTAGGGTGGTTGTGGTGTTGATGTTTATGGGTGTGGTGTATTGTGTGCTGGTGATGGTTGGTGTTGTTCCGTCGGTGGTGTAGTAAATAGTGGCGGGTTCGTTGGTGGTTAAGGTAATAGTTTGTGCGGTGTTGTAGTTACCGCCGGTTGGGTTTGCTTGGATTGTTGGTGCTGTGGTGTCGATGTTGTAGGTTTCGGTTTGTAGTGTGCCTTGGTTTCCGGCTGCATCGATTGCCATGAATTTTAGGGTGGTTGTGGTGTTGATGTTGATTGGTCCGGTGTATTGTGTGCTGCTGCTGGTTGGGGTTGAGCCGTCGGTAGTGTAGTAGATGGTGGCGGGTTCATTGGTGGTTAGGGTAATAGTTTGTGTGGTGTTGAACAGTCCTCCAACTGGATTTGCGGTTACTGTAGGTACTGTGACGTCTATATTATAGGTCTGGTTGTAGACTGGACTCCAGTTACCCGTAGCATCAACCGCAATAAACTTCAAAGTAGTAGTTCCTGCACTGTTAATGTTTATGGGTCCTGTGTAAAGTATACTGCTTGTTGTCGGATCTGATCCGTCTAGTGTGTAGTATATTTGAGGATTAGAATCCAAATCATCGACTGCAGTTAAGTTAACTGTTAAATCAGTGTTGTATGAACCACTTGGAAGATTTGCTGAAGGCACCGGAGCAACATTATCCACAGTAATGTAGTCTGTTTTTATTTCACTAACACTGCCAGCTGCATTGGTCACTGTTAATTTAACAGCGTATCTACCAGTGCTACTGTAAGTGTGTGTTGGATTTTGCTCAGTGCTGTCCACAACACCATCATTATTGAAATCCCACGCCCATGAAGCAGCGTAAGAAGAGGTGTCATTGAACTGAACGGTTAATGGTGAATTACCATTTACAGGTGCAGCAGTGAAGTTTGCAACAGGAACAGGATCCTTAATCGCATAGAGATTACCATCTTGACTTCCAAAGTAGAGTGCTCCATCAGATCCTATAGTGGATGCATATGTAGATCCGGTGCGGTTCCATTTTTGTGTTCCGTCTGGATTAAATGCGAAGATATTGCTTTCACATCCAAAGTAGATGGTTCCATCAGCACCAATTGCAGCTGAGGTATAATACATACAACGGTTTGTGTAATATGCCCAT
The sequence above is drawn from the Methanobacterium sp. genome and encodes:
- a CDS encoding PKD domain-containing protein: MNKKIIFITLSCFMVLILCGSASATDLNNTTNITQNNHVYINVSNDNGVKYNVDYDYYLNDPTQQGYNPNGTNGTYYIKAEGGGLNQLHICNSNSTSAMYGQIIVNNTTSGSQSGVFYITTTGGRGLNDNIILLLSVKGPISDNFNLTIVSSGYTWIISVFGAVQPPMPTNPLYVVGAVNETFTKDDFKYGPQTTRPAPGGWQPLYSGQDTSDPSTAEYLMFIDLYVGNLRSGLAQAPIDNGAVKVEYTLNNMYTTASFNAYAWTGASFQGTGINWCSPIINNANPCVVTVNYAPETPVANFTADKTSGSDSLTVKFTDSSSNYPTSWTWDFGDGTTSTEQNPTHTYSAPGTYTVKLTATNLAGSDTMTKTGYITVLDTIAPTVAANLAGGNYGTAQTVTLNATDASPTTIYYTTDGSTPTNHSTQYTGPININTTTTLKFMAIDTAGNQGTVQTETYTIDTTAPTVQANPTGGNYNTAQTVILTPNETATIY